From one Silurus meridionalis isolate SWU-2019-XX chromosome 23, ASM1480568v1, whole genome shotgun sequence genomic stretch:
- the paics gene encoding multifunctional protein ADE2, with translation MEASEQKAGRVEEESQRGPSDHWGGEEVRALLVVWREREAWDETETKAKYEAISSRLSELGVHRDWLSCQAQSRAMALPEWRPPAARTSMECASIGQRSYDMDGEQASPSNRRQGNASLSNFPEGSDQHFVSLTGMEGGRHWSDKEIRALLNIWSDREMQVRLQSTHRNKAIFQEMARRLELQHGVVRDWRQCRTKYKNLKYDYKVSKSQGRPMRFFAEVDAILQGKEIEDFLDDEEEDSPRKGAEGDQAAARRESGESHYIKIDDGSAISPVTRKPSDEENVITVHDSGRNWSEEEVAALLNIWSEERIQQQLQGSTRNKDVFVQISRRLLQQGVERDWKQCRTKYKNLKYLYRSLQRGKADIGDTRRIMKFYEQLDSILSQPVRGLYRNSGLFSPPTLEEHSICEMPGHEHSDVIAVEYDQRAMDDAFFRRSPGTVTRAFQNEARADGILRPEELTEVEYETEDRLKGMVLRSKDGARTRYEERPLSSHSVSAGDSETTFTEIEPPGLRGKKRKATDEDYNVFSKRFQECVDDEDSSTDWSEHIDYQFKEEPDQYIPIMEISSVCSMANTNDNLVSAHHSETGWRHCLIKCRNSCRPSSISPAFLPRVLPSFRSPVLDLQENRVVKDMASTADLKLGKKLSEGKTKQIFELPDMTGHVLVQSKDQITAGNAVRKDQMEGKAAISNKTTSCVFKLLQEAGIKTAFMKQHSETAFIASHCEMIPIEWVCRRIATGSFLKRNPGVKEGYRFSPLKMEMFFKDDANNDPQWSEEQLIAAKLELAGLSIGRCEVDIMSKSTVAIFEVLEKAWATQNCTLVDMKIEFGVNVTTKEVTLADVIDNDSWRLWPAGDRSQQKDKQVYRDLKEVTPEAMQMVKKNFEWVAERVQLLLEPQASGRVVVLMGSTSDMAHCERIRKACSAYGIACHLRVTSAHKGPDETLRIKSEYEGDGVPTIFVAVAGRSNGLGPVMSGNTVFPVINCPPVTSDWGAQDIWSSLRMPSGLGCSTVLSPDSAAQHAAQILGLTDHLVWAKLRASMLNTWISLKQADKKLQQCSI, from the exons ATGGAAGCTTCAGAGCAGAAAGCAGGCAGAGTGGAAGAAGAAAGTCAAAGAGGACCAAGTGATCACTGGGGAGGGGAAGAGGTTAGGGCTTTACTCGTGGTGTGGAGGGAAAGAGAAGCCTGGGACGAGACTGAGACCAAGGCCAAGTATGAGGCCATCTCGAGCCGCCTAAGCGAGTTGGGTGTGCACAGGGATTGGCTAAGCTGCCAGGCACAAAGCAGAGCAATGGCACTACCCGAATGGAGACCTCCAGCCGCCAGGACGTCGATGGAGTGTGCTTCGATAGGCCAAAGGTCATACGATATGGACGGAGAACAAGCCAGTCCATCCAACAGAAGACAAGGCAATGCTTCTCTGAGCAACTTTCCGGAAG GAAGTGATCAACATTTTGTTTCTCTCActgggatggagggagggagacaCTGGTCTGATAAAGAGATTCGAGCTCTTCTTAATATCTGGTCTGACCGGGAAATGCAAGTGCGGCTACAGAGCACCCACCGAAACAAAGCGATTTTCCAGGAGATGGCCCGCCGTCTGGAACTCCAGCATGGAGTTGTGCGAGACTGGAGACAGTGTCGCACCAAATACAAGAACCTCAAATATGACTACAAGGTCAGCAAGAGCCAAGGTCGACCTATGCGCTTCTTCGCGGAGGTCGACGCAATCTTGCAGGGCAAGGAGATTGAGGACTTTctagatgatgaggaggaggattcTCCGAGAAAGGGGGCAGAAGGAGATCAGGCAGCTGCGAGAAGAGAGTCAGGAGAATCTCACTACATTAAGATTGATGACG GGTCAGCCATATCTCCAGTGACCAGAAAGCCATCAGATGAGGAAAACGTGATCACAGTCCACGACTCAGGCCGGAACTGGTCTGAGGAGGAAGTGGCGGCGCTGCTCAATATCTGGTCCGAGGAGAGAATCCAACAACAGCTGCAAGGCTCGACCCGAAACAAGGATGTGTTTGTGCAGATCTCGCGCCGGCTCCTTCAGCAGGGTGTGGAGAGGGACTGGAAGCAGTGTCGCACCAAATACAAGAACCTGAAATATTTGTACCGCTCCTTGCAGAGGGGCAAGGCTGATATCGGAGATACTCGACGCATCATGAAGTTCTACGAGCAGCTAGACAGCATTTTGTCCCAGCCAGTCCGAGGCCTGTACAGAAACTCTGGACTGTTCAGTCCTCCCACATTGGAGGAGCATTCAATTTGTGAAATGCCTGGACATGAGCATAGTGACGTCATTGCTGTCGAATACGATCAGCGGGCCATGGACGATGCCTTTTTTAGAAGGTCTCCAGGCACTGTCACGAGAGCCTTCCAAAACGAGGCTAGAGCAGATGGCATTTTGAGGCCAGAGGAACTCACTGAGGTAGAATATGAAACAGAGGATCGGTTAAAAGGCATGGTGTTGAGGTCAAAAGATGGCGCCCGGACAAGATATGAGGAAAGGCCTTTGTCCAGTCATTCGGTCTCAGCAG gTGATTCGGAGACAACATTCACAGAAATAGAACCTCCCGGGTTAAGAGGAAAAAAGCGGAAGGCTACAGATGAAG ATTACAACGTTTTCAGTAAAAGGTTTCAGGAGTGTGTGGATGACGAAGACAGCAGCACAGACTGGTCTGAGCACATTGACTATCAATTCAAGGAGGAGCCGGATCAATACATTCCAATTATGGAAATCAGCTCTGTGTGCTCTATGGCCAACACGAATGATAACCTGGTAA GTGCCCATCACTCtgaaacagg ATGGCGTCACTGCCTTATAAAGTGTCGTAACTCGTGTCGACCTTCTTCCATCTCGCCCGCTTTTCTCCCTCGCGTGTTGCCTTCATTCAGATCTCCAGTTCTCGACCTGCAG GAGAACAGAGTTGTAAAAGACATGGCGTCGACAGCAG ACCTGAAACTTGGTAAGAAGCTCAGCGAGGGCAAGACCAAGCAGATCTTTGAGCTTCCTGACATGACCGGCCATGTTCTGGTTCAGTCCAAAGACCAGATCACAGCAGGAAATGCAGTGAGGAAAGACCAAATGGAGGGCAAGGCAGCGATCTCCAACAAGACCACCAGTTGTGTCTTCAAGCTCCTGCAAGAAGCTG GAATAAAGACCGCGTTCATGAAGCAGCATTCAGAGACGGCGTTCATCGCCAGCCACTGTGAGATGATCCCTATCGAGTGGGTGTGTAGACGCATCGCCACAGGTTCCTTCCTTAAAAGGAATCCGGGCGTCAAAGAAGGCTATCGCTTCTCACCATTGAAAATGGAGATGTTCTTCAAG gaTGACGCCAATAATGACCCACAGTGGTCTGAGGAGCAGTTAATAGCAGCTAAATTAGAGCTGGCAGGATTGTCGATTGGCCGCTGTGAGGTAGACATTATGagtaagagcacagtggccatCTTTGAGGTCCTGGAGAAGGCCTGGGCCACACAGAACTGCACTCTGGTCGATATGAAG ATCGAGTTTGGTGTGAACGTGACCACTAAAGAAGTTACCCTGGCTGATGTGATTGACAACGACTCCTGGAGATTATGGCCAGCTGGGGATCGCAGCcaacagaaagacaaacag GTTTATCGTGACTTGAAAGAGGTCACACCTGAAGCTATGCAGATGGTCAAGAAAAACTTTGAATGGGTGGCTGAAAGagtgcag CTGCTCCTGGAGCCGCAGGCGAGTGGAAGAGTCGTCGTACTGATGGGTTCTACGTCCGACATGGCTCACTGCGAGAGAATTCGGAAAGCCTGCAGCGCATACGGCATCGCCTGCCATCTCCGAGTCACCTCTGCGCACAAAGGCCCCGACGAGACACTCCGTATCAAATCCGAATACGAGG GTGATGGTGTTCCCACCATTTTTGTAGCCGTCGCAGGGAGGAGTAACGGTTTGGGTCCAGTGATGTCCGGAAACACGGTTTTCCCGGTCATTAACTGTCCTCCTGTTACATCTGACTGGGGTGCTCAGGACATCTGGTCATCTTTACGCATGCCTAGCG